CAGCATCGCGTTCGGCAACGGGAACGCCTATTTCGGCGACTTCTCCAAGGTGCTGATGGCCGGCATGGACATGTCCGCGCCGTTCAACCTGGGCGCCGGACTGGAGACCCCGGTCGCCTTCACGATCCCCGAATCGGTGTTCGTGATGTTCCAGATGACCTTCGCGATCATCACCCCGGCGCTGATCACCGGCGCCTTCGCCGACCGCATGAAATTCTCGGCCATGCTGCTGTTCACCGGCTTCTGGTCGCTCCTGGTCTACGCCCCGGTCGCCCACTGGGTCTGGCACCCGAACGGCTTCCTGTTCGCCGACGGCGTGCTGGACTTCGCCGGCGGCACCGTGGTCCACATCAATGCCGGCATCGCCGGGCTGGTCGCGGCCATCGTCGTCGGCAAGCGCCGCGGCTACCCGACCGAGCATTTCGTCCCCAACAACCTGGTGCTCAGCCTGATCGGCGCCTCGCTTCTGTGGGTGGGCTGGTTCGGCTTCAACGCCGGCTCGGCCGGTGCCGCCAACGGCCGCGCCGGCATGGCGATGCTGGTCACCATGGTCGCCGCCGCGGCCGCCGCCCTGGCCTGGATGTTCGCGGAGTGGATCGCCAAGGGCAAGCCGAGCGTGCTCGGCATCATCTCGGGCGCCATCGGCGGCCTGGTCGCCATCACCCCGGCGTCCGGCTTCGTCGACGCGGGCGGCGCCCTGGTCATCGGCATCGTCTCGGGCGTGATCT
This Skermanella mucosa DNA region includes the following protein-coding sequences:
- a CDS encoding ammonium transporter; protein product: MSRLFAFAVPLLAAILGAVALPAGALAQTEAPTIDTGDTAWMLTSTALVLMMTIPGLALFYGGMVRKMNLLATVMQSFAICCLVAVLWVLVGYSIAFGNGNAYFGDFSKVLMAGMDMSAPFNLGAGLETPVAFTIPESVFVMFQMTFAIITPALITGAFADRMKFSAMLLFTGFWSLLVYAPVAHWVWHPNGFLFADGVLDFAGGTVVHINAGIAGLVAAIVVGKRRGYPTEHFVPNNLVLSLIGASLLWVGWFGFNAGSAGAANGRAGMAMLVTMVAAAAAALAWMFAEWIAKGKPSVLGIISGAIGGLVAITPASGFVDAGGALVIGIVSGVICFWGATSLKYMLGYDDSLDAFGVHGVGGIVGAVLTGVFAKEAIGGYPGLLEGNGAQVVTQLWGIAATIVWSAVASFVLLKVIDVVVGLRVSEDIEREGLDLALHGEAVH